From a single Miscanthus floridulus cultivar M001 chromosome 8, ASM1932011v1, whole genome shotgun sequence genomic region:
- the LOC136472509 gene encoding auxin-induced protein 15A-like, whose protein sequence is MAGKLGHLMTRLHLTRSRSPASAAAADVPRGHLAVYVGEGRKRLVIPTACLSHPAFVTLLKRVEDEFGFDHRCGGLTIPCASEGDFADIVSAVDEHHHHH, encoded by the coding sequence ATGGCGGGAAAGCTAGGACACCTGATGACGAGGCTGCACCTGACGAGGAGCCGATCGCCGGcatcggcagcggcggcggacgTGCCGCGGGGCCACCTGGCGGTGTACGTGGGCGAGGGGCGGAAGCGGCTGGTGATCCCGACGGCGTGCCTCAGCCACCCGGCCTTCGTGACGCTGCTGAAGCGGGTGGAGGACGAGTTCGGCTTCGACCACCGCTGCGGCGGCCTCACCATCCCCTGCGCGTCGGAAGGCGACTTCGCCGACATAGTCAGCGCCGTGGATGAGCACCACCACCATCACTGA